The proteins below are encoded in one region of Avibacterium volantium:
- a CDS encoding metallophosphoesterase, which yields MRYQIIFAICIIFLQFFIYIFNRTLSWLYLQNTSPVCRKILTLITYLGANSIILLTVSRIYPMFRTSAFILAFLLFACFVSLVCAAIYFIFRKQKFKQKLQRTLAWLYPIGLASLIGLSVYNAYTPQVIHYEITLDKPFKPLRIGMASDFHLGRLFGGKQLDQLAEIMNEQKVDIILLPGDIMDDNIRAYVAEKMQPHLAKLRAPLGVYATLGNHDFFGQQQAIAKEIRKAGITVLMDQALEVDNRFVLIGRNDDLFKARPKTKQILAALDKTNDKTKGKLPIFLLDHRPTEIMEHSTLPIDIQVSGHAHKGQVFPANLITKVLYRLDYGYEKIGNGHFFVTSGYGFWGIPMRLGSQSEVFIIDVKGNEKE from the coding sequence ATGCGATACCAAATTATTTTCGCAATTTGTATTATTTTTTTACAATTCTTCATTTATATTTTTAACCGCACGTTATCTTGGCTTTATTTGCAAAATACCAGTCCTGTTTGTCGTAAAATTTTAACCCTTATTACTTATCTCGGCGCAAACAGTATTATTTTGCTCACTGTGTCGCGCATTTATCCAATGTTCCGCACCAGTGCATTTATTTTAGCCTTTTTGCTCTTTGCCTGTTTTGTCAGTTTGGTGTGTGCGGCGATTTACTTTATTTTTAGAAAACAAAAATTTAAGCAAAAATTACAGCGCACTTTAGCTTGGCTTTATCCTATTGGTTTAGCCAGCTTGATTGGTTTGAGTGTGTATAATGCTTACACGCCACAGGTGATTCATTATGAAATCACGCTAGACAAGCCTTTCAAGCCACTGCGCATTGGAATGGCGAGTGATTTTCACCTTGGGCGTTTATTTGGCGGGAAACAATTAGATCAACTGGCTGAAATAATGAATGAACAAAAGGTGGATATTATTTTGCTGCCGGGCGATATTATGGATGATAATATTCGCGCTTATGTGGCAGAAAAAATGCAACCACACCTTGCGAAACTGCGTGCGCCCCTTGGGGTTTATGCCACCTTAGGCAACCACGATTTCTTTGGTCAGCAACAAGCCATTGCCAAAGAAATCCGCAAGGCGGGCATTACGGTTCTGATGGATCAAGCGCTAGAAGTGGATAACCGTTTTGTGCTGATTGGACGCAATGATGATTTATTCAAAGCGCGGCCAAAAACTAAGCAAATTTTAGCCGCACTTGATAAAACTAATGATAAAACAAAAGGGAAGCTGCCGATTTTTCTGTTAGATCATCGTCCAACAGAAATTATGGAGCATTCCACCTTACCGATCGATATTCAAGTTTCAGGCCACGCCCATAAAGGGCAAGTGTTTCCCGCAAATTTAATCACAAAAGTGTTATATCGTTTAGATTACGGTTATGAGAAAATTGGCAACGGGCATTTTTTCGTAACCTCAGGCTATGGATTTTGGGGGATTCCAATGCGATTAGGATCGCAATCGGAAGTGTTTATTATTGATGTGAAAGGGAACGAAAAGGAGTGA
- a CDS encoding ABC transporter substrate-binding protein codes for MNFLNKNLSKIYTALCLGSATLLSNAVHAEGKLTIYCSVQSTTCEKITQTFSKKYNVQTQFVRNSTGATLSKLKAEQNNPQADVWYGGTIELHYQAADLGLLSPYRSPKQAETMPQFKALLDKKGDLTSILYMLVLGFGVNTEKFAELGIKDYPKCWKDLLDPRLKGQIQVPDPQLSGTTYTAIVTLIELLGEEKAFEYLKQLDANVSQYMKSNQVTSNLARGESAVSVGFVHSYATEKENGAPVEAILPCEGDSYSLGGLSIIKGARNLDNAKLFVDWALSKEAQEIPWREAGVYQIPTNVDATASPKSVDPKTLKPINIDFERFGSAEEGKRLVNKWVQEIKLKKEN; via the coding sequence ATGAACTTTCTAAATAAAAATTTAAGCAAAATTTACACCGCACTTTGTTTAGGCTCGGCTACTCTACTTTCTAATGCCGTTCACGCAGAAGGTAAGCTAACGATATATTGCAGTGTGCAAAGCACAACTTGCGAAAAAATCACTCAAACCTTTAGTAAAAAATACAATGTGCAAACCCAGTTTGTGCGCAACAGCACAGGGGCGACCTTATCCAAGTTAAAAGCGGAACAAAATAATCCGCAAGCAGACGTGTGGTATGGCGGCACAATTGAATTGCATTATCAGGCGGCAGATCTCGGCTTGCTTAGCCCTTATCGCTCACCAAAACAAGCGGAAACAATGCCACAATTTAAAGCCTTGTTGGATAAAAAAGGTGATCTCACCTCTATTTTGTATATGCTTGTGCTCGGCTTCGGCGTGAATACGGAAAAATTTGCTGAACTCGGTATTAAAGACTATCCAAAATGCTGGAAAGATTTGCTCGATCCACGCTTAAAAGGACAAATTCAAGTGCCAGATCCTCAGCTTTCTGGTACAACTTACACGGCCATTGTTACGCTCATTGAGCTTTTAGGGGAAGAAAAAGCCTTTGAATATTTAAAACAGCTTGATGCAAACGTGTCGCAATATATGAAAAGTAACCAAGTTACCAGCAACCTAGCGCGCGGCGAAAGCGCCGTGAGCGTGGGATTTGTGCATAGTTATGCAACGGAGAAAGAAAATGGTGCACCAGTGGAAGCCATTTTGCCTTGCGAGGGCGATAGTTATTCCCTTGGCGGATTAAGCATTATTAAAGGTGCAAGAAATTTAGATAACGCGAAATTATTTGTGGATTGGGCGCTCTCCAAAGAAGCACAAGAAATTCCGTGGCGTGAAGCGGGTGTATATCAAATTCCAACCAATGTGGATGCGACCGCCTCACCAAAATCCGTTGATCCAAAAACCTTAAAGCCGATTAATATTGACTTTGAGCGTTTCGGTTCAGCAGAGGAAGGGAAACGTTTAGTGAATAAATGGGTGCAAGAAATCAAACTGAAAAAAGAAAATTAA
- the metC gene encoding cystathionine beta-lyase encodes MKANATSNTTFVHAGRKKRMTQGSVNPVIQRASSLVFDCLADKKEAGKNLTKGALYYGRRGTLTHFALQDLMCELEGGAGCYLYPCGAAAVTNAILSFVATGDHILMTGAAYEPTQVFCNVILQKMGVSTTYYDPLMGAEIANLMQPNTKVVFLESPSSLTMEVPDIPAIVKAVRAVNPDVVIMIDNTWAAGVLFKALEQGIDISIQAGTKYLVGHSDAMIGTAVSNARCWDKLREHSYLMGQMVDADTAYVTARGIRTLAVRLKQHQENSLKVAQWLAQQPEVKAVYHPALPSCPGHENFKRDFTGASGLFSFELNEKLTQEQLERFMDHFELFSMAYSWGGFESLILYNQPEEIAKIRPNIARKLTGTLIRVHIGFEEVEDLIADLKAGFERLKG; translated from the coding sequence ATGAAAGCAAATGCCACATCAAACACCACTTTTGTCCACGCGGGACGCAAAAAGAGAATGACGCAAGGTAGCGTCAATCCTGTGATTCAGCGAGCTTCTTCGCTGGTTTTTGATTGCCTTGCAGATAAAAAAGAAGCAGGCAAAAATCTCACCAAAGGCGCATTATATTATGGCCGCCGCGGCACACTCACTCACTTTGCTTTGCAAGATTTAATGTGTGAATTAGAAGGTGGCGCGGGTTGTTATCTTTACCCTTGTGGCGCAGCAGCAGTAACCAATGCGATTCTTTCTTTTGTCGCCACAGGGGATCATATTTTGATGACAGGGGCGGCTTATGAGCCAACTCAAGTATTTTGCAATGTGATTTTGCAAAAAATGGGCGTGAGTACCACTTATTATGATCCGCTTATGGGCGCGGAAATCGCCAATTTAATGCAGCCCAATACCAAAGTAGTGTTTTTAGAATCACCAAGCTCGCTCACAATGGAAGTGCCTGATATTCCTGCAATTGTCAAAGCCGTGCGTGCGGTGAATCCTGACGTGGTGATTATGATTGATAACACTTGGGCAGCAGGTGTGTTGTTCAAGGCGTTGGAACAGGGTATTGATATTTCAATCCAAGCTGGCACGAAATATTTAGTGGGCCATTCCGATGCAATGATTGGTACGGCGGTGTCTAACGCCCGTTGTTGGGATAAATTACGCGAACATTCTTATTTAATGGGGCAAATGGTGGATGCTGACACCGCTTATGTTACCGCACGCGGTATTCGTACCTTAGCGGTTCGCCTTAAACAACATCAAGAAAATAGCTTAAAAGTGGCTCAGTGGCTGGCTCAACAGCCTGAAGTCAAAGCCGTGTATCACCCTGCTTTGCCAAGCTGCCCAGGACACGAAAACTTTAAGCGTGATTTCACGGGTGCAAGTGGATTGTTTTCTTTTGAGTTAAACGAAAAATTAACTCAAGAACAATTAGAACGTTTTATGGATCATTTTGAGCTCTTCTCAATGGCTTATTCTTGGGGCGGATTTGAATCTTTAATTCTGTATAACCAACCTGAAGAAATTGCCAAAATTCGTCCAAATATTGCACGCAAGCTCACTGGCACATTAATTCGTGTGCATATTGGTTTTGAAGAGGTTGAAGATTTAATCGCCGATCTGAAAGCCGGCTTTGAACGCTTGAAAGGCTAA
- a CDS encoding peroxiredoxin C — protein MVLVTRQAPDFTASAVLGNGEIVDNFNLKEHIKGKPAVIFFWPLDFTFVCPSEIIAFDHRYQEFKNRGVEVVGVSIDSQFTHNAWRKTSVDAGGIGEVQFAMVADVKHDIAQAYGIEHPEAGVALRASFLIDKDGVVRHQVVNDLPLGRNIDEMIRMVDALQFHEEHGEVCPAQWEKGKEGMKDSPEGVAKYLKQNADKL, from the coding sequence ATGGTATTAGTAACTCGTCAAGCACCAGATTTTACTGCATCAGCAGTATTAGGCAACGGTGAAATCGTTGATAACTTTAACTTAAAAGAACACATCAAAGGTAAACCAGCTGTTATCTTCTTCTGGCCTTTAGATTTTACTTTCGTATGTCCATCTGAAATCATCGCATTCGATCACCGTTATCAAGAATTCAAAAATCGCGGTGTTGAAGTAGTTGGTGTGTCTATCGACTCTCAATTCACTCACAATGCGTGGCGTAAAACTTCTGTTGATGCAGGCGGTATCGGTGAAGTTCAATTCGCAATGGTTGCAGACGTTAAACACGACATCGCACAAGCTTACGGTATTGAACACCCAGAAGCAGGTGTTGCACTTCGTGCTTCGTTCTTAATCGACAAAGATGGCGTGGTTCGTCACCAAGTTGTAAACGATCTTCCACTTGGTCGTAACATTGACGAAATGATCCGTATGGTAGATGCGTTACAATTCCACGAAGAGCACGGTGAAGTTTGCCCAGCTCAATGGGAAAAAGGTAAAGAAGGGATGAAAGATAGCCCAGAAGGTGTAGCAAAATACCTTAAACAAAACGCAGATAAACTCTAA
- the purR gene encoding HTH-type transcriptional repressor PurR, whose amino-acid sequence MATIKDVAKMAGVSTTTVSHVINKTRFVAPETEKQVRDAIQALNYSPSAVARSLKVNTTKSIGMIVTTSEAPYFAEIIHAVEEHCYRQGYSLFLCNTQNEPEKIKNHLEMLAKKRVDGVLVMCAEYTQDSLDLLANFTDIPMVVMDWGPNNQNTDIIQDNSFEGGYMATKYLIDNGHKAIGIIAGELIKTTAKTRYKGFVKAMEDANLPINPNWVMEGFFEPEDGYECMNKILRQDELPTAVFCCNDVMALGAISAIGEKGLKVPDDISIIGYDNIHASRFYSPPLTTIHQSKSRLGAQAVNLLFQRISEKSGQHEIIEMHPELVIRSSVKKCN is encoded by the coding sequence ATGGCAACAATTAAAGATGTGGCAAAAATGGCGGGCGTATCCACCACCACCGTATCCCACGTGATCAATAAAACCCGCTTTGTTGCACCTGAAACAGAAAAGCAAGTACGTGATGCCATTCAAGCATTGAATTATTCGCCAAGTGCAGTGGCAAGAAGCTTGAAAGTAAACACTACAAAATCCATTGGAATGATCGTAACCACCAGTGAAGCCCCTTATTTTGCGGAAATTATTCACGCGGTGGAAGAACATTGCTATCGCCAAGGCTATTCTTTATTTTTATGTAACACGCAAAATGAGCCTGAAAAAATCAAAAATCATTTGGAAATGTTAGCCAAAAAACGTGTGGACGGTGTATTGGTAATGTGTGCAGAATATACGCAAGATTCTCTTGATCTATTGGCGAATTTCACGGATATTCCAATGGTGGTAATGGATTGGGGGCCGAATAATCAAAACACAGATATTATTCAAGATAACAGCTTTGAGGGCGGTTATATGGCAACCAAATATCTGATTGATAACGGACATAAAGCCATTGGTATTATTGCGGGAGAATTAATCAAAACCACCGCCAAAACACGCTATAAAGGCTTTGTTAAAGCAATGGAAGACGCCAACTTGCCCATCAATCCTAACTGGGTGATGGAGGGCTTTTTTGAGCCAGAAGACGGCTATGAATGTATGAATAAAATCTTAAGGCAAGATGAACTGCCAACAGCCGTGTTTTGCTGTAATGATGTAATGGCGCTGGGCGCAATTTCTGCCATTGGCGAAAAAGGGCTGAAAGTGCCTGATGATATTTCCATTATTGGCTACGATAATATCCACGCCTCACGTTTTTATTCGCCGCCACTCACTACGATACACCAGTCTAAATCTCGTTTAGGTGCACAAGCGGTGAACTTATTGTTCCAACGTATTAGTGAGAAATCAGGCCAGCACGAAATTATTGAAATGCACCCTGAATTGGTGATCCGTAGCTCGGTGAAAAAATGTAATTAA
- a CDS encoding IS1595 family transposase: MKITYCKLKKSIQKKLLEFFVAEVTARTAANLLDIQPNTAALFYHKIRLVIGYHLSLEVNEIFEGEIELDESYFGGHRKGKRGRGAAGKVAVFGLLKRQGKVFTVVVENTKNETLLPVIKRKIKPDSWVHTDTYRSYDALDVSEFHHERINHSELFAVKQNHINGIENFWNQAKRILRKYNGINRKNFPLFLKECEFRFNFGTPKEQLKILRKWCEI; this comes from the coding sequence ATGAAGATAACATATTGTAAATTAAAGAAATCCATACAGAAAAAACTGCTTGAGTTTTTTGTCGCAGAAGTTACTGCAAGAACGGCAGCAAATTTGCTAGATATTCAACCGAATACAGCCGCTTTGTTCTACCATAAAATCAGGCTTGTGATTGGCTATCATTTATCCCTTGAAGTTAACGAGATTTTTGAGGGGGAAATTGAACTAGACGAAAGCTATTTTGGTGGTCATCGAAAGGGAAAACGAGGACGAGGAGCGGCTGGAAAAGTTGCTGTTTTTGGGTTACTAAAACGACAAGGAAAGGTATTTACTGTTGTGGTTGAAAACACCAAGAATGAAACATTACTCCCTGTTATTAAAAGAAAAATCAAGCCTGATAGCTGGGTTCATACGGACACTTATCGCAGTTATGATGCGCTTGATGTGAGTGAATTTCACCACGAACGAATCAATCATTCCGAGCTATTTGCGGTGAAACAAAATCATATTAATGGCATTGAAAATTTTTGGAATCAGGCGAAGCGGATACTGCGAAAATATAATGGAATTAACCGAAAAAACTTTCCTTTATTCTTGAAGGAATGTGAATTTCGGTTTAACTTTGGGACACCAAAAGAGCAGTTAAAAATATTGCGAAAATGGTGTGAAATTTAG
- a CDS encoding glucose/sorbosone family PQQ-dependent dehydrogenase: MKKLAFAGALFAFATTSASAIDVVSKDGKVDFGSRFEATVITNNVDGGWEMIWGPKEQLWLTERAGRNIVSIDPKTGEKTVLYHFANAYEKFPHQGVLGLALEPNFDAGEPYAYAAYTYVDGEKKFARIVRLTYDVKANKLGDEQIVIDHIIAGVDHNAGRIKFGPDGKLYYTTGDLGYNQGKHVCDEITSQKLPTAEQVKNHDHSAYNGKTLRINKDGSIPDDNPVIKGVKSHVYTYGHRNPQGLVWVGNHLYSTEQGPSSDDELNKLEAGGNYGWPHVAGFKDDLAYVYANYSAAVNCPTVKYDPNVIPEGVPTQKETDYKEPVVDPVKTFFTVNNDYNYTNATCGKLAYICWPTIAPGNAVYYPKDGVIPEFRNSLLLATYKSGSIYQVKMNEDASNVQGDTGKYFTSANRYRNALVSPDTRKIYVVTDNMGNGRQLDDTPTSKMANPGSIIVFEYIGQ; this comes from the coding sequence ATGAAAAAATTAGCTTTTGCAGGGGCATTATTTGCTTTTGCAACAACAAGTGCCAGTGCCATTGATGTGGTCAGCAAAGATGGCAAGGTGGATTTTGGTTCACGTTTTGAAGCAACGGTTATCACTAACAATGTTGATGGCGGTTGGGAGATGATTTGGGGGCCGAAAGAGCAACTTTGGCTAACAGAACGAGCAGGCAGAAATATCGTCAGCATTGATCCAAAAACCGGTGAGAAAACCGTGTTGTATCATTTTGCTAATGCTTATGAGAAATTCCCACATCAAGGCGTGTTAGGGTTAGCCTTAGAACCAAATTTTGATGCAGGTGAGCCTTATGCTTATGCGGCTTATACTTATGTTGATGGCGAGAAAAAATTCGCTCGTATTGTACGCTTAACCTATGATGTGAAAGCCAATAAATTAGGCGATGAGCAAATTGTGATTGACCACATTATCGCAGGCGTGGATCACAATGCAGGACGCATTAAATTCGGCCCAGATGGCAAACTTTATTACACCACAGGTGATTTAGGTTATAACCAAGGTAAACACGTTTGTGATGAAATCACTTCACAAAAATTGCCAACGGCTGAACAAGTGAAAAATCACGATCACAGTGCTTATAACGGCAAAACCTTGCGTATCAACAAAGATGGTTCAATCCCTGATGATAACCCTGTAATTAAAGGCGTGAAAAGCCACGTTTATACTTATGGACACCGCAATCCACAAGGTTTAGTGTGGGTGGGTAATCACCTTTATAGCACAGAGCAAGGCCCATCAAGTGATGATGAATTGAACAAACTTGAAGCGGGTGGAAACTACGGTTGGCCACACGTTGCAGGCTTTAAAGATGATTTAGCCTATGTTTATGCAAATTATTCTGCGGCGGTAAATTGTCCGACAGTGAAATATGATCCGAATGTGATCCCTGAAGGCGTGCCAACGCAAAAAGAAACAGATTATAAAGAGCCAGTGGTTGATCCGGTGAAAACCTTTTTCACGGTGAACAATGACTACAATTACACCAACGCCACTTGTGGTAAATTGGCTTATATTTGCTGGCCAACTATTGCCCCGGGTAATGCGGTATATTATCCGAAAGACGGCGTTATTCCTGAGTTCCGTAATTCATTATTATTAGCAACCTATAAGAGCGGTTCAATTTATCAAGTAAAAATGAATGAAGATGCAAGCAATGTGCAAGGGGACACAGGAAAATATTTCACCAGTGCAAACCGTTATCGCAATGCGTTAGTGAGTCCTGATACTCGTAAAATCTATGTGGTAACAGACAATATGGGGAACGGTCGTCAGTTAGATGACACGCCAACATCAAAAATGGCAAACCCAGGATCAATTATTGTGTTTGAATATATCGGTCAATAA
- a CDS encoding HI1450 family dsDNA-mimic protein, with translation MTEQKQKLDPDTAIDIAYDIFLEMAGENLDPADILLFNLQFEERGAVEFVETAEDWEEEIGVLIDPEEYAEVWIGLVNEQDEMDDIFAKFLISHQEEDRQYHIIWKK, from the coding sequence ATGACAGAACAAAAACAAAAACTCGATCCCGATACAGCCATTGATATTGCCTACGATATTTTTCTTGAAATGGCTGGGGAAAATCTTGATCCTGCAGATATTCTGCTTTTTAATCTCCAATTTGAAGAACGCGGGGCGGTAGAATTTGTCGAAACCGCAGAAGATTGGGAAGAAGAAATCGGCGTGCTAATTGATCCTGAAGAATATGCCGAAGTTTGGATCGGCTTAGTCAATGAGCAAGACGAAATGGACGATATTTTCGCGAAATTCCTCATTTCTCATCAAGAAGAAGATCGCCAATATCATATTATTTGGAAAAAATAA
- the ppc gene encoding phosphoenolpyruvate carboxylase: MIQQYTTLRNNINMLGHFLGETISDAQGSDILDLIENIRVLSRNSRAGDEKARQQLLDTLATISDENIIPVARAFSHFLNLTNIAEQYQTISRQHIDQESSDRTLEALFQRLKAQNVPTEKVLDAVQKLIIELVLTAHPTEVTRRSLGHKHVEINRCLSRLEHDDLTEAETTKLKRRLMQLIALAWHTNEIRTQRPTPVDEAKAGMAVIENSLWKAVPEFCRLFNFHLEKNFAVQLPVDLAPVRFSSWMGGDRDGNPFVIAQTTRQVLLMNRWKAAELFLEDIKLLADELSVIECTPEFRAKYGDHLEPYRFVVKDLRSKLIKTVAYYGDLLEGRTPVVDQQELLTDDEQLWNPLYDCYQSLHQCGMRIIANGALLDCLRRIRCFGLSLSRLDIRQESTRHSDAIAEITRYIGLGDYSQWTEDDKQAFLIRELSSRRPLLPRDWQPSAETQEVLDTCKVIAEQPEGVISCYIISMARTASDVLAVHLLLKEAGVPYHLPVVPLFETLDDLDASEEVMRQLFNIGWYRGVIDNKQMVMIGYSDSAKDAGMMAASWAQYRAQEQLVNLCEKLGIELTLFHGRGGTIGRGGAPAHAALLSQPPRSLKNGLRVTEQGEMIRFKLGLSAVAVGSLDLYASAILEANLLPPPEPKTAWREVMDELSTTSCEIYRGVVRGDKDFVPYFRSATPEQELSKLPLGSRPAKRNPNGGVESLRAIPWIFAWMQNRLMLPAWLGAGASVRLAIEQGKGDVIEEMCKQWPFFSTRIGMLEMVFSKTDTWLSEHYDQHLVKPELWYLGQSLREQLKADIQTILSLSHEDQLMSDLPWIAESIALRNIYTDPLNLLQVELLRRLRENPENPNPDVEQALMITITGIAAGMRNTG; encoded by the coding sequence ATGATCCAACAATATACAACGCTGCGTAACAACATCAATATGCTTGGGCATTTCTTAGGGGAAACCATTAGTGATGCGCAAGGCAGTGATATTCTTGACTTAATTGAAAATATCCGCGTGCTATCGCGAAACTCTCGTGCTGGCGATGAAAAGGCACGCCAACAGCTGCTTGATACACTCGCCACCATTTCCGATGAAAATATCATTCCTGTGGCGCGTGCTTTCAGCCACTTCTTAAACCTCACCAATATTGCTGAGCAATATCAAACCATTTCCCGTCAGCATATTGACCAAGAATCTTCCGACCGTACCTTAGAAGCGCTCTTTCAACGCTTAAAAGCGCAAAATGTGCCAACAGAAAAAGTGCTTGATGCGGTACAGAAATTGATTATTGAGCTGGTGCTTACCGCTCACCCAACAGAGGTAACACGCCGTTCACTCGGGCATAAACACGTTGAAATCAACCGCTGTTTAAGCCGTTTGGAACACGATGATTTAACCGAAGCGGAAACAACCAAACTGAAACGCCGCTTAATGCAGCTGATTGCCCTTGCTTGGCATACCAATGAAATTCGTACTCAACGTCCTACGCCTGTTGATGAAGCCAAAGCAGGAATGGCGGTGATTGAAAACAGTTTATGGAAAGCTGTGCCAGAATTCTGCCGTTTATTTAACTTCCATTTAGAGAAAAATTTTGCGGTGCAGCTGCCGGTGGATCTCGCCCCTGTGCGTTTTTCTTCTTGGATGGGCGGCGACCGTGATGGAAACCCATTTGTTATCGCGCAAACCACGCGCCAAGTGTTGCTGATGAATCGTTGGAAAGCCGCAGAACTCTTTTTAGAAGACATCAAATTGCTCGCCGATGAACTTTCGGTGATTGAATGCACACCAGAATTTCGTGCTAAATATGGTGATCACTTAGAGCCATATCGTTTTGTGGTGAAAGATTTGCGTAGCAAATTGATTAAAACTGTGGCGTATTATGGCGATTTATTGGAGGGCAGAACCCCAGTTGTGGATCAGCAAGAACTGCTCACTGATGACGAACAGCTTTGGAACCCCCTTTACGATTGTTACCAATCCCTGCATCAATGTGGAATGCGCATTATCGCTAATGGTGCGCTACTTGATTGCTTACGCCGTATCCGTTGCTTTGGGTTATCCCTTTCTCGCCTTGATATTCGCCAAGAAAGCACACGTCATAGCGATGCCATTGCGGAAATCACTCGTTATATCGGTTTAGGCGATTATTCACAATGGACGGAAGATGACAAACAAGCGTTCTTAATCCGTGAATTAAGCTCACGCCGCCCATTGTTACCGCGTGATTGGCAGCCTTCCGCAGAAACGCAAGAAGTGCTGGATACCTGTAAAGTGATCGCAGAACAGCCAGAGGGCGTGATTTCTTGCTACATTATTTCTATGGCGCGCACGGCTTCTGATGTGCTTGCCGTGCATTTACTCTTGAAAGAAGCGGGCGTGCCTTATCACTTGCCTGTTGTGCCACTGTTTGAAACCCTTGATGACTTAGATGCGTCTGAAGAAGTAATGCGCCAATTATTCAATATCGGTTGGTATCGTGGCGTGATTGATAATAAACAAATGGTGATGATCGGCTACTCTGACAGTGCCAAAGACGCAGGAATGATGGCGGCTTCTTGGGCGCAATATCGTGCGCAAGAACAGCTAGTGAATTTGTGTGAAAAACTCGGTATTGAACTCACCTTATTCCACGGACGCGGCGGCACAATCGGACGTGGTGGCGCACCAGCACACGCTGCGCTACTTTCTCAACCACCACGCTCATTGAAAAACGGCTTGCGTGTTACTGAACAAGGGGAAATGATCCGCTTTAAGCTGGGCTTATCAGCCGTGGCTGTGGGCAGTTTAGATCTTTACGCTAGCGCAATTTTAGAAGCCAATTTATTACCACCGCCAGAGCCAAAAACGGCGTGGCGTGAAGTGATGGACGAGCTTTCCACCACGTCTTGCGAAATTTACCGTGGCGTGGTGCGTGGCGATAAAGATTTCGTGCCTTATTTCCGTTCTGCGACGCCAGAGCAAGAGCTGTCAAAATTACCATTGGGTTCACGCCCTGCAAAACGTAATCCAAATGGTGGGGTGGAAAGTTTGCGTGCCATTCCTTGGATTTTCGCGTGGATGCAAAACCGCTTAATGCTCCCAGCTTGGCTTGGCGCAGGTGCTTCCGTACGTTTAGCTATTGAGCAAGGCAAAGGTGATGTGATCGAAGAAATGTGTAAACAATGGCCATTCTTCTCCACGCGTATCGGAATGTTGGAAATGGTATTCAGCAAAACCGACACTTGGCTTTCAGAGCATTACGATCAGCACCTTGTGAAACCTGAATTGTGGTACTTAGGGCAGTCCTTACGTGAGCAATTAAAAGCGGATATTCAAACAATTCTGTCTTTATCGCACGAAGATCAATTAATGTCTGATCTTCCTTGGATTGCCGAATCTATTGCGCTACGTAATATTTACACCGACCCACTTAACCTATTACAAGTGGAATTATTACGCCGCTTGCGTGAAAACCCAGAAAATCCAAATCCTGATGTTGAACAAGCCTTGATGATCACCATCACAGGTATCGCAGCGGGAATGCGTAATACGGGCTAA